In Cryptococcus gattii WM276 chromosome A, complete sequence, one genomic interval encodes:
- a CDS encoding Conjugation with cellular fusion-related protein, putative (Similar to TIGR gene model, INSD accession AAW40898.1) produces the protein MTHPTALPHHPPDASHHRSDGESSGSTRNATAVPFANADATSAKRLPAVPNGQHSFQSDSNTPPGETDNAYEQTSTRRRRAGTRSERPSIQSNTDLKGQRTSSRTACPRKPFEPHLPSAKNVPRAPTSSMYFSPVPYYGFPPNQALRAHTGTLVGERIWVLGGVDKQTCFRDVACFDTESFMWSTLETQGERFPPLRAHTTTLVGDKLYIFGGGDGPSYSNDVWILDTTTHRFSRPSFSPDLPLPPPRRAHSTVLYQHYLIVFGGGNGQAALNDVWALDVSDPNALTWTEWKTKGDIPQKKGYHTANLIGDKMVVFGGSDGHASFADVHVLNLKTCVWTLINTDIKHNRLSHTSTQVGSYLFVIGGHNGQAYAQDVLLFNLVTLQWEVKLPRGLSPSGRGYHVALLHDSRIFLSGGYNGETVFDDFWILDLSASAYLPQVTTFQVDENLYKRSITESSSLWQNRI, from the exons ATGACGCACCCCACCGCACTCCCCCACCACCCACCAGATGCTTCACACCACAGATCTGACGGGGAATCCAGCGGCAGCACCCGCAACGCTACCGCCGTGCCCTTTGCAAACGCTGATGCAACGTCAGCCAAGCGTCTCCCAGCTGTCCCCAACGGCCAACATTCATTCCAGTCAGACTCAAACACACCACCAGGGGAAACTGATAATGCTTATGAGCAGACATCCACCAGACGGCGGAGAGCCGGTACTCGCTCAGAACGACCGTCAATACAATCAAATACGGACCTTAAGGGTCAAAGGACATCTTCAAGAACTGCGTGCCCTCGCAAACCATTTGAGCCTCATCTCCCCTCTGCAAAAAATGTCCCCCGAGCGCCGACATCATCAATGTATTTCTCCCCAGTGCCATATTACGGATTCCCTCCCAATCAAGCTCTCCGAGCACATACGGGAACACTGGTAGGAGAGCGCATATGGGTTTTAGGGGGAGTCGATAAACAAACCTGTTTTAGAGACGTTGCTTGCTTTGACACGGAAAGCTTCATGTGGAGCACACTGGAGACACAAGGAGAACGTTTCCCACCTCTACGAGCCCATACTACAACTCTTGTGGGTGATAAGCTCTACATATTCGGTGGGGGTGATGGGCCTTCATACAGTAACGATGTCTGGATTTTGGATACGA CTACCCATCGCTTCTCTCGACCATCATTCAGCCCGGATCTACCCTTACCTCCTCCGAGGCGCGCCCATAGCACAGTCCTCTACCAGCACTATCTGATAGTCTTTGGAGGTGGCAATGGTCAGGCAGCTTTGAATGACGTCTGGGCCTTGGACGTCTCGGATCCTAACGCCTTGACTTGGACTGAATGGAAGACTAAAGGTGATATCCCTCAAAAAAAAGGATATCACACTGCGAATCTCATAGGTGATAAGATGGTTGTTTTCGGAGGCAGTGACGGCCATGCTAGTTTTGCCGATGTCCATGTTCTGAATCTCA AGACTTGCGTTTGGACTCTCATCAACACTGACATCAAACACAACCGTCTCTCACATACATCTACGCAAGTAGGGTCATACCTATTTGTTATTGGAGGTCACAACGGGCAGGCCTATGCCCAAGATGTCCTACTCTTTAACTTGG TGACTTTGCAATGGGAAGTGAAATTGCCTCGGGGCCTTTCCCCCTCCGGTAGGGGATATCACGTAGCTTTATTACATGATTCCCGGATTTTTCTGTCCGGAGGTTATAATGGAGAAACAGTCTTCGACGATTTTTGGATCTTGGATCTAAGTGCTAGTGCTTATCTACCCCAAGTT ACCACCTTCCAAGTTGATGAAAATTTGTACAAACGATCAATAACAGAGTCATCTTCTCTCTGGCAAAACCGTATATAG
- a CDS encoding 1,4-alpha-glucan branching enzyme, putative (Similar to TIGR gene model, INSD accession AAW40900.1), with protein sequence MAATSVSDGTGVLKIDPWLEPFSGALRERYAAYQKHRAIIEEHEGGLAEFSMGYKSMGFQVDKNGGVRYREWAPNATEARLIGEFNNWSHTANPMTKSPFGVWECYVPPVTPGVCPIPHDSMVKISMTIPGGQSIDRIPTWITRVTQDLNISPIYDGRFWNPPKNQQYQFKHGHSTRPVEGLKIYEAHVGISSPNMRVTTYKEFEVDVLPKIKELGYNCIQMMAIMEHAYYASFGYQVTNFFAASSRYGTPEELKSLVDKAHEMGLTVLLDVVHSHASKNILDGINMYDGSDHLYFHEGGRGRHDQWDSRLFNYGHHEVLRFLLSNLRFWMDVYMFDGFRFDGVTSMMYKHHGIGTGFSGGYHEYFGDSVDLEAMVYLMLANAMLHENYPRVVTIAEDVSGMPTLCRPVSEGGVGFDYRLSMAIPDMWIKLLKESTDDQWEMGHIVHNLTNRRHLEKSVAYAESHDQALVGDKTLAFWLMDKEMYDFMSDLTPLTPIIDRGLALHKMIRFIVHTLGGEAYLNFEGNEFGHPEWMDFPREGNGNSFAHARRQFNLVDDKLLRYKYLYEFDVAMNWLEDKYKWLNAPQAYVSLKHEGDKVIVFERAGLLFIFNFHPTQSFTDYRVGVDTAGEYKVILTSDETRFGGHNRIDMGGRYFTTPMEWHGRNNWLQVYTPSRTVLVLGL encoded by the exons ATGGCAGCTACTTCAGTATCAGACG GCACTGGCGTGCTGAAGATCGATCCTTG GTTGGAACCGTTTTCTGGCGCCCTCCGTGAACGATATGCCGCTTATCAAAAGCATCGTGCCATTATTGAAGAGCACGAAGGCGGTCTCGCCGAATTCTCAATGGGTTATAAGTCTATGGGTTTTCAAGTCGATAAGAATGGAGGTGTAAGGTATCGAGAATGGGCCCCTAACGCGACAGAAGCGAGACTCATTGGCGAATTCA ACAATTGGTCCCATACGGCTAATCCTATGACAAAGTCTCCTTTCGGCGTATGGGAATGTTATGTGCCTCCTGTTACACCCGGTGTTTGCCCGATTCCCCATGATTCCATGGTCAAAATATCAATGACCATCCCAGGAGGTCAATCTATTGACAGAATTCCTACCTGGATTACTCGGGTCACTCAAGATCTTAACATATCTCCTATATATGACGGTCGCTTCTGGAACCCACCAAAGAATCAGCAATATCAATTCAAACACGGCCATTCTACCCGGCCGGTAGAGGGATTGAAAATCTACGAGGCCCATG TGGGGATTTCTAGCCCCAATATGAGAGTTACCACATACAAGGAGTTCGAGGTGGATGTCCTGCCGAAGATAAAAGAGCTTGGCTATAATTGTATTCAGAT GATGGCCATTATGGAGCACGCATACTACGCCT CATTCGGCTATCAGGTCACCAATTTCTTCGCTGCTTCGTCTCGTTATG GTACACCGGAAGAACTGAAATCCCTTGTCGATAAGGCGCACGAAATGGGTCTAACTGTACTTCTTGATGTGGTCCATTCCCATGCTAGTAAAAACATACTTGATGG TATCAATATGTATGATGGCTCTGACCACCTTTACTTCCATGAAGGTGGCAGAGGCAGACACGATCAATGGGATTCTCGCCTTTTCAATTATGGCCACCATGAAGTGCTCCGCTTTTTGCTTTCTAACCTCCGATTCTGGATGGACGTATACATGTTTGATGGCTTCAGGTTCGATGGTGTCACCAGCATGATGTATAAGCATCATGGTATTGGTACAGGTTTCTCAG GAGGATATCATGAATACTTCGGCGATTCTGTGGATCTTGAAGCCATGGTATATCTCATGCTG GCAAATGCTATGCTGCACGAGAATTATCCTCGTGTTGTCACTATAGCAGAGGATGTCTCTGGGATGCCCACGCTTTGCCGTCCAGTTTCAGAGGGTGGTGTTGGATTTGATTATCGACTTTCCATGGCCATCCCTGACATGTGGATCAAGCTTCTCAAAGAATCCACGGATGATCAGTGGGAGATGGGCCACATTGTCCACAACCTTACTAATCGAAGACACTTGGAGAAGAGTGTTGCATACGCTGAAAGTCATGATCAAGCTTTGGTTGGGGACAAGACTTTAGCCTTCTGGTTGATGGATAAGGAGATGT ATGACTTTATGTCTGATCTTACCCCTTTGACTCCTATTATCGACAGGGGTTTAGCTCTTCATAAAATGATAAG ATTCATTGTCCACACACTTGGAGGAGAGGCGTATCTCAATTTTGAAGGGAATGAGTTCGGACATCCTGA ATGGATGGATTTCCCACGAGAGGGTAACGGCAACTCTTTTGCCCATGCTCGTCGTCAGTTCAACCTTGTGGATGACAAGTTGTTGCGTTACAAATATCTCTATGAGTTTGACGTGGCTATGAACTGGCTGGAAGACAAGTACAAGTGGCTCAACGCCCCTCAA GCTTATGTTTCCCTTAAACATGAAGGAGACAAGGTGATTGTGTTTGAAAGAGCCGGTCTGCTGTTCATTTTCAACT TCCATCCGACACAATCATTCACCGACTACCGAGTTGGCGTAGATACTGCAGGAGAATACAAGGTCATCTTGACAAGTGACGAAACCAGATTTGGCGGACACAATCGCATTGATATGGGTGGGAGGTATTTCACAACACCCATGGAATGGCATGGGCGAAACAACTGGCTTCAAGTCTACACGCCTTCGAGGACTGTCCTAGTCCTCGGGCTTTAG
- a CDS encoding G1 phase of mitotic cell cycle-related protein, putative (Similar to TIGR gene model, INSD accession AAW40902.1) yields MPNYYDELEIEDFAWDPVARVFHYPCPCGDRFEISKGQLRDGEEIAICPSCSLIVRVIYDYLDWEDYVTTDDEDDGDSVDTPLSNTSPDPANPVVLGSAEVEGQSKAALSAALPQQEECTSLSDRLAELQVESGQRNDIVQDQKREGGSDVRDDK; encoded by the exons ATGCCCAACTACTACGACGAACTTGAAATCGAAGACTTCGCCTGGGATCCAGTCGCCCGGGTATTCCACTATCCGTGCCCATGTGGTGACCGTTTCGAGATATCCAAAGGTCAACTTcgagatggagaggaaATCGCCATCTGCCCTAGTTGTAGTTTAATCGTTAGGGTGATCTATGACTAT CTTGATTGGGAGGACTACGTCACGACAGAcgacgaggatgatggtgatTCTGTGGATACCCCCCTTTCCAACACATCCCCTGACCCAGCAAATCCTGTTGTTTTGGGATCGGCCGAAGTTGAGGGGCAGTCTAAAGCAGCTTTGAGTGCTGCCTTACCGCAACAGGAAGAGTGCACTTCGTTGAGCGATAGACTAGCAGAATTGCAGGTTGAAAGTGGGCAACGAAATGACATAGTCCAAGATCAGAAGAGGGAAGGTGGTTCTGATGTTCGCGATGACAAATAG
- a CDS encoding GIY-YIG type nuclease catalytic domain containing protein (Similar to TIGR gene model, INSD accession AAW41340.1) gives MSGNAEETANKKTRSTLLDGNHVFPAFYACYLLRSKASANSNRTYVGSTPDPPRRLRQHNGELTQGAWSTSRHRPWEMQMIVYGFPSKLSALQFEWAWQKPELSRHLKIRGEDEEYHRIFTKDAKRNWVERKVCVAYALLSLPPFNRLPLHVRFFNHETHDIWQSIHEQAGLSAVRRGKSRAKPVNPLHLLSQTVAPAVTIILDLGGVSGTSGERRESTKGVLSREGPIDVKDAEFRQGYGVWRKWLEISKRIVSGQNLCCHLCQEGITFNDHLTFSICPLAESRECFCMTHLTCLAKHFLNETAIGNRRGPSQLRLLPYQGVCPNCKRTVEWGQQIRACYARKEQVETAEKADKKIKKREIKMKNGDQNKGTAVEPESRACATAVRASASLFNTSATSTDRSMPVRPMEGKDVVGESFRHSTHTDDTDGAISAYSVEDESEGEPEWEIFETEMMALSLHEHICKK, from the exons ATGTCCGGCAACGCAGAAGAGACGGCCAATAAGAAAACAAGATCGACACTGCTAGATGGCAATCACGTTTTCCCCGCCTTTTATGCTTGCTATTTGTTGAGGTCCAAGGCTTCTGCTAACTCCAATCGAACCTAC GTTGGGTCCACACCAGATCCGCCAAGGAGACTTAGGCAGCACAATGGAGAGCTCACGCAGGGAGCTTGGTCGACATCCCGTCATCGCCCATGG GAGATGCAAATGATCGTATACGG GTTCCCGAGTAAACTGTCGGCCCTTCAG TTTGAATGGGCATGGCAAAAGCCAGAACTTTCTAGGCATCTCAAAATTCGcggagaggatgaagaatACCATCGCATCTTCACTAAAGATGCAAAGCGCAACTGGGTCGAACGTAAAGTTTG CGTCGCATATGCTCTACTCTCTTTGCCACCATTCAATCGGCTACCTCTTCATGTACGATTCTTCAATCATGAGACCCACGACATATGGCAGTCAATTCATGAACAGGCAGGCCTTAGCGCTGTGCGACGCGGAAAATCTCGTGCAAAGCCCGTCAATCCGCTGCACCTTCTCAGCCAAACTGTAGCGCCCGCTGTAACTATAATACTTGATCTTGGAGGTGTTTCAGGGACATCgggggagaggagagagagtACGAAAGGTGTTCTGAGCCGCGAAGGTCCCATTGACGTGAAAGACGCCGAGTTCAGGCAAGGATACGGAGTATGGAGGAAATGGCTAGAGATAAGCAAGCGTATCGTGTCAGGGCAGAATCTATGTTGCCATCTCTGTCAAGAGGGCATAACTTTCAAT GATCACTTGACATTTTCAATATGTCCACTTGCTGAATCCCGAGAGTGTTTTTGCATGACACATCTCACTTGCCTGGCAAAGCATTTCCTCAATGAGACAGCAATTGGAAATCGAAGAGGGCCTTCGCAGCTCAGATTACTACCTTATCAAGGTGTATGTCCCAACTGTAAGAGAACAGTGGAGTGGGGCCAACAAATCCGTGCTTGTTACGCGCGCAAGGAGCAGGTCGAGACAGCAGAGAAAGCAGATAAAAAGATCAAAAAGCGAGAAATtaaaatgaaaaatggcgATCAAAACAAGGGAACAGCCGTAGAACCGGAGTCCAGAGCCTGTGCCACAGCGGTTCGCGCAAGCGCTAGTTTGTTCAACACTTCTGCCACTTCAACCGATCGTTCCATGCCTGTCAGACCAATGGAGGGCAAGGACGTCGTTGGCGAAAGTTTCCGTCATTCTACACATACAGACGATACTGATGGCGCTATCTCAGCATATTCAGTGGAGGATGAAAGCGAAGGCGAACCAGAATGGGAAATTTTCGAGACAGAGATGATGGCTCTTTCATTGCATGAGCATATATGTAAGAAATGA
- a CDS encoding Protein serine/threonine kinase, putative (Similar to TIGR gene model, INSD accession AAW41341.1), which produces MEDIQGDSSLVQQPVATGKAPVVEPSASTSSSTVTGQGGTVSSALGAQGMLAATTEGPRQLQSPVSRTSSADEDRMREKARGAQEQAAQAQANLHNATQQARVAAINAAATQAALETATQQPATARVPTSGVGAEPGQARRKTAGRYALSDFLIERTLGTGSFGRVHLVRSRHNSRFYAVKVLNKEKVIKMKQVEHTNSEREMLVRVRHPFLVNLWGTFQDVNNLYMVMDFVAGGELFSLLRKSQRFPNSVAKFYAAEVALALDYLHSLDIIYRDLKPENLLLGADGHVKVTDFGFAKYVPDITWTLCGTPDYLAPEVVQSKGYNKSVDWYALGVLIFEMLAGYPPFFTEDGNPMKLYEKIIAGKVRYPTYFDVLAKELLKNLLVGDLTKRYGNLRAGSSDIFAHGWFAEVDWDKLYRREIPAPYVPKIDGEGDASQFDRYQEADVSAYGKVGNGPYDHFFLEF; this is translated from the exons ATGGAAGATATACAGGG TGATTCCTCGCTTGTCCAACAGCCCGTGGCTACTGGAAAGGCACCCGTAGTTGAGCCTTCTGCATCGACATCTTCATCTACCGTAACTGGGCAAGGTGGCACCGTTTCATCTGCTTTAGGCGCTCAAGGAATGCTGGCAGCCACAACCGAGGGGCCTCGGCAACTTCAGAGTCCTGTGTCTCGTACCAGTAGTGCAGATGAGGATAGGATGAGAGAAAAGGCGAGGGGTGCCCAGGAGCAG GCAGCGCAAGCTCAGGCCAACCTTCATAATGCAACGCAACAAGCTCGCGTTGCCGCCATCAATGCCGCTGCTACTCAAGCTGCCCTTGAAACAGCCACCCAGCAGCCTGCAACGGCCAGGGTCCCAACTTCTGGTGTGGGAGCTGAGCCGGGTCAAGCAAGGCGCAAAACAGCTGGCCGATATGCTCTATCTGATTTCCTTATTGAAAGAAC TTTGGGCACTGGGTCCTTCGGCCGTGTGCATTTAGTGCGGTCGCGCCACAACAGCCGTTTCTATGCCGTTAAAGTTTTGAATAAGGAGAAGGTCATCAAGATGAAGCAAGTTGAACACACCAATTCTGAACGAGAGATGTTGGTACGAGTTCGACACCCATTTCTTGTTAATCTCTGGGGTACCTTCCAGGATGTAAATAACCTATATATGGTTATGGATTTTGTGGCAGGAGGTGAACTCTTTAGCCTTCTTCGTAAAAGTCAG CGATTCCCGAATTCTGTCGCGAAATTCTACGCAGCCGAAGTTGCTTTAGCTCTCGATTATCTTCATTCACTCGACATCATCTACCGAGATCTCAAGCCAGAGAATCTACTTCTGGGCGCAGACGGTCATGTCAAGGTCACCGACTTTGGTTTTGCCAAGTATGTGCCCGATATTACCTGGACTCTCTGCGGGACACCGGATTACC TGGCTCCGGAGGTTGTTCAGTCCAAGGGCTACAACAAAAGTGTCGACTGGTACGCTTTAGGGGTATTAATATTCGAAATGCTG GCGGGTTAtcctcccttcttcaccgAAGACGGCAATCCAATGAAACTGTATGAGAAG ATCATTGCTGGCAAAGTCCGCTATCCGACATACTTTGACGTACTTGCGAAAGAACTCCTAAAAAATCTACTGGTTGGAGACCTCACTAAGCGATACGGTAATTTAAGAGCGGGCTCTTCTGATATATTTGCCCATGGATGGTTCGCCGAAGTCGATTGGGACAAGTTGTACAGGCGAGAAATTCCGGCTCCATATGTGCCCAAGATTGACGGCGAAGGAGACGCTAGCCA GTTCGATCGTTATCAAGAGGCAGATGTTAGTGCCTACGGGAAGGTTGGCAACGGTCCATATGACCATTTCTTCTTGGAGTTCTAG
- a CDS encoding Pyruvate dehydrogenase (acetyl-transferring), putative (Similar to TIGR gene model, INSD accession AAW40904.1) yields MVLLTGSRMTQSFLLAVKTRKPPCLCLLQSEQRKHMSTNDAAVQKGKPRPSRSAPAIIDMQSTTEEPPLGESELFLRTTDEALNTPGMKFSDGHGLKGPTGKGRQTRKMNLYQAIRDALGTALATNPKSFVFGEDVETGVFRCTTGLVDEFGKRRVFNTPLTEQGIAGFGIGLASVGGCAIAEIQFGDYIFPAFDQLVNEAAKQRYASGGSYPPVGGSLTIRAPIGTVGHGGLYHSQSPEGFFLGAAGLKIVIPRSPIQAKGLLLAAIRDPSPTLFFEPKILYRAAVEEVPIDDYTIPMGQAEVLRKGADLTVVSYGTPLHICMRAINMLQQPPSSILSLLPSGLRPPQPAPSIELIDLRTINPLPLEDLVSAVRRTGRLVIVHEAGRSGGVGNNIAGEVGRRAFEYLEAPVGIVSGWDTPVPLSFERFYQPDVIRVFDKIVETLAY; encoded by the exons ATGGTATTGCTGACGGGCTCTCGCATGACACAGTCGTTCTTACTCGCAGTGAAGACGAGAAAACCCCCCTGTTTATGCCTTCTCCAATCGGAGCAACGGAAACATATGTCTACAAATGATGCAGCTGTCCAAAAAGGAAAACCACGTCCCTCACGATCCGCCCCTGCCATCATCGATATGCAGAGCACGACCGAAGAACCACCTTTGGGAGAGAGTGAGCTGTTCCTTCGCACTACAGATGAA GCTTTGAATACTCCAGGCATGAAGTTCTCAGATGGACATGGCCTCAAAGGACCTACCGGAAAGGGTCGACAGACAAGGAAAATGAATCTTTATCAAGCCATTCGCGACGCCCTGGG AACCGCCCTAGCCACGAATCCGAAATCCTTTGTATTCGGGGAAGATGTTGAAACAGGAGTGTTTAGATGTACCACGGGCTTAGTTGATGAATTTG GCAAAAGACGTGTATTCAACACACCTCTCACGGAACAAGGTATTGCTGGATTTGGTATTGGATTAGCAAGCGTAGGCGGATGTGCTATTGCTGAAATACAATTTGGCGACTAT ATATTCCCCGCTTTTGATCAGCTCGTCAACGAGGCCGCAAAGCAAAGATACGCCAGTGGGGGCTCATACCCACCGGTCGGCGGAAGTCTTACCATCCGTGCCCCTATAGGTACCGTGGGGCATGGTGGCTTATATCATTCTCAAAGTCCCGAAGGGTTCTTTCTCGGTGCAGCAGGATTGAAGATCGTTATCCCGCGTTCACCTATACAAGCCAAGGGATTGCTTTTGGCCGCCATTCGAGACCCATCTCCAACCCTGTTTTTCGAACCTAAGATCCT TTATCGAGCGGCAG TGGAGGAGGTTCCTATCGATGATTACACCATTCCCATGGGACAGGCAGAAGTCCTTCGCAAAGGGGCAGATCTAACTGTAGTGTCCTATGGTACTCCTTTGCATATTTGCA TGCGGGCGATCAATATGCTTCAACAACCTCCATCGAGCATTCTAAGTTTACTTCCCTCGGGACTCCGCCCTCCTCAGCCGGCTCCCTCTATTGAACTGATTGATCTTCGAACCATCAATCCTTTGCCCTTGGAAGATTTAGTGTCCGCTGTGCGCAGAACCGGAAGATTAGTTATAGTGCATGAGGCAGGCCGAAGCGGAGGTGTGGGCAATAACATCGCAGGCGAAGTGGGGCGAAGAGCATTTGAATATTTGGAAGCACCAGTAGGAATTGTTAGCGGATGGGA CACACCGGTCCCCTTATCGTTCGAGCGATTTTATCAGCCTGATGTGATACGGGTCTTCGATAAAATAGTGGAAACATTGGCTTATTAA
- a CDS encoding Actin filament organization-related protein, putative (Similar to TIGR gene model, INSD accession AAW40906.1), translated as MATQQPAQAFASHLINQTLSSIALLESLSLINSADASLIRQKLPSPTGPFPSLGPPSPSNSFANLTIAQSSPTSSWTVQHARDDSSANSSSNNMQSSAPAPTLPPRQKLGPAERRAKALWDFSGTETDDLQFRSGDTIIIDEEVNDQWSRGRVIPNGHSLPLPRSGLFPSNYVEQLPPVQSNALPPPQMPYYQSPPPGPQTMVPYQPPQQGYYDQKPSMQVMPPQQQVQGGVVVQQEAPHKHRFGKLGSQLGTAAVTGVGFGAGSAVGSGIINSIF; from the exons ATGGCCACTCAACAGCCTGCCCAAGCGTTTGCCTCTCATTTGATCAATCAGACGTTGTCGTCTATCGCCCTTCTTGAATCTCTCTCCCTCATTAACTCAGCAGATGCTTCCTTGATCCGTCAAAAATTACCCTCTCCTACCGGCCCGTTCCCAAGCCTTGGTCCTCCTTCACCGTCAAACTCATTCGCAAACCTCACCATCGCACAGTCGTCTccaacttcttcttggaCAGTTCAGCACGCTAGAGATGACAGCTCTGCAAATTCTTCCTCAAACAACATGCAATCCTCCGCTCCGGCGCCAACCTTGCCTCCGAGACAAAAACTTGGCCCGGCTGAGCGGAGAGCCAAAGCTCTGTGGGACTTTAGTGGTACT GAAACGGATGATCTGCAGTTCCGTAGTGGTGATACCATCATTATCGATGAGGAAG TTAACGACCAGTGGTCTCGAGGAAGGGTCATCCCGAATGGCCACAGTCTACCCCTACCGCGGTCGGGATTGTTCCCTTCCAATTACGTTGAACAACT CCCCCCCGTCCAGAGCAATGCCCTTCCCCCTCCTCAGATGCCATATTACCAATCCCCACCTCCCGGCCCACAAACTATGGTCCCATACCAGCCTCCCCAACAAGGCTATTACGATCAGAAGCCTTCAATGCAGGTTATGCCACCTCAACAACAAGTTCAGGGTGGCGTGGTAGTTCAGCAAGAAGCTCCACACAAGCACAGATTTGGAAAACTAGGATCTCAG CTTGGTACTGCGGCTGTTACGGGTGTAGGGTTTGGAGCCGGTTCTGCTGTCGGGAGTGGAATTATTAATTCCATTTTTTGA
- a CDS encoding Transformer-2-beta isoform 3, putative (Similar to TIGR gene model, INSD accession AAW40908.1) gives MAFSAAYVPSSPGPGEYNPPYPGYISYSSIARPLFSERSPTVNWERNLERYTCGSDAMSHEWDELMTLNSYAVRSPSPSDSRFQDAISTKSPPMSPPVFSKVKPTNILGVFGLSVRTSERDLQDEFSRHGEVEKIVIVYDQRTGRSRGFGFITMRSIKDATQCIEKLNGFTIHGRNIRVDYSATVRPHDPSPGQYLGPKRPTISDERPWSGDGRYDDFLEIDESLHGASHRHHFNRSKGRYDTRDDQPLYRLRRLEEEDSYYRGRHDRRGTHEYRHRRISLR, from the exons ATG GCCTTTTCCGCAGCCTATGTGCCATCGTCCCCGGGGCCCGGGGAATACAACCCTCCATATCCGGGCTATATCAGCTATTCTTCAATTGCACGCCCTCTATTTTCAGAGAGATCGCCAACTGTCAACTGGGAAAGAAATTTGGAGAGATATACTTGTGGAAGTGATGCTATGAGCCACGAATGGGACGAATT GATGACCTTAAACTCCTATGCTGTACGTTCGCCCTCTCCTTCAGATTCGCGATTTCAGGATGCCATTTCCACCAAGTCCCCTCCGATGTCCCCACCCGTCTTCTCCAAAGTAAAACCTACAAACATTTTGGGAGTATTTGGTTTGTCCGTCCGCACGAGCGAAAGGGATCTTCAGGATGAATTCAGTAGACATGGAGAGGTTGAAAAGATCGTTATCGTGTATGATCAACGG ACCGGCAGGTCTCGAGGTTTTGGCTTCATCACTATGAGGTCGATTAAGGACGCTACTCAGTGCATTGAGAAGCTGAATGGATTCACTATCCATGGACGTAACATCCGGGTCGATTATTCTGCGACCGTCAGACCGCATGATCCTTCACCTGGGCAATACTTGGGGCCGAAGAGACCAACAATCT CCGATGAAAGACCGTGGTCCGGAGATGGGCGATACGACGACTTTTTAGAGATAGACGAATCACTTCACGGCGCAAgtcatcgtcatcattTCAATCGCAGCAAGGGCAGATATGACACCAGGGATGATCAGCCGCTCTATAG ACTTCGTCGacttgaagaagaagattcATACTATCGGGGTCGACACGACAGGCGAGGGACTCATGAATATCGTCATCGACGAATATCACTGAGGTAA
- a CDS encoding uncharacterized protein (Similar to TIGR gene model, INSD accession AAW40910.1): protein MPPISQVLNMLIFVEIRNEVIQNCQEGLKNVDIGIFTLHCLHTSAGLTLNENCDRTVRTDMDMALDTIVPESLPWEHTDEGPDDSVSHLKTSLIGNSITVPISKGKLVLGTWQGIYLAEFRHSGGGWGGQGQGRKVVATILP, encoded by the exons ATGCCTCCAATCTCTCAGGTTCTTAATATGCTAATCTTTGTTGAAATTCGCAA TGAAGTCATTCAAAATTGTCAGGAAGGCTTGAAAAATGTAGACATCGGCATATTCACTCTTCATTGCTTGCACACGTCTGCAGGATTGACT TTGAACGAGAATTGTGACCG AACGGTCCGGACAG ACATGGATATGGCTCTTGACACTATTGTGCCTGAGTCTTTACCATGGGAACATACAGATGAGGGACCAGA CGATTCCGTATCTCACCTGAAGACATCATTGATTGGAAATTCTATCACTGTCCCCATTTCGAAAGGAAAGCTGGTTTTGGGTACGTGGCAGGGCATTTACCTTGCGGAATTCAGACACAGTGGCGGAGGGTGGGGTGGGCAAGGACAGGGGCGCAAGGTTGTTGCCACAATTCT TCCGTAA